A window of the Henckelia pumila isolate YLH828 chromosome 3, ASM3356847v2, whole genome shotgun sequence genome harbors these coding sequences:
- the LOC140889348 gene encoding uncharacterized protein — protein MNHTDRGWMYRRLQNGYISDEYINGVEDFMIFALSHVEYLSAGKVRCPCNHKKCQNKVFLDENTVKEHLGRSGFVPNYYNWHLHGEEYIHPNFPNTNPDVPLSSWSQSRHWESENIHADHIFHSHDQEYFLTNQNLGHEIPGDYQEEGPSQYVDPNIDHVESPNNYIKGLYELIKSAEKEIWDGNPHGHSLLSVLARLLKMKHEHNMSERNFNDMVQLMSELCPADNHMPDSFYSTKKLIKELGLPVEKIDSCNNNCMIYWGTDSDLSECKICEHPCYKPSRRRGIQNNKKQTPYKRMYYFPITPRLQRLYASTATASHMRWHHDHHFDMETMTHPSDSPAWRHFDETHPWFAAKIQNVRLGLSTDGFQPFGQPGQKYSSWAVILTPYNLPPWMYMKDEVMFLSVIAPGPSNPKDKLDVLLQPLIAELQELWYDGAATYDIHSQTNFTMRAALMWTISDFPAYAMLSGWSTAGKQACPYCMSDSEAFTLAHSGKTSWFDNHRKFLPDYHRLRRKKNMFVRGRIVLHPAPAIKIGTELLNDIDAYGFIPSYDVDSEIQNREICHLARCGWKRLSILWELPY, from the coding sequence ATGAATCACACTGATAGAGGATGGATGTATCGTAGATTACAAAATGGTTATATTTCTGACGAGTATATTAATGGTGTAGAGGATTTCATGATCTTTGCTCTTAGTCATGTTGAATATTTATCAGCGGGTAAAGTACGTTGTCCTTGTAATCACAAAAAGTGTCAGAACAAAGTATTCTTAGATGAAAACACAGTGAAGGAGCACTTAGGTCGATCTGGTTTTGTACCGAACTATTACAATTGGCATCTTCACGGAGAAGAGTATATTCATCCAAATTTTCCAAATACCAATCCAGATGTGCCGTTGTCTTCATGGTCTCAGAGCAGGCATTGGGAATCCGAAAACATACATGCAGATCACATTTTTCATAGTCATGATCAAGAGTATTTCCTTACAAATCAAAATCTTGGTCACGAAATACCTGGAGATTATCAGGAAGAAGGTCCGTCGCAATATGTAGACCCCAATATCGATCACGTAGAAAGCCCCAACAATTACATCAAAGGATTATACGAGCTCATAAAATCTGCGGAGAAAGAAATCTGGGATGGAAATCCACACGGTCACTCTTTGTTGTCTGTCCTTGCGAGGTTATTGAAGATGAAACATGAGCACAACATGTCAGAAAGAAACTTCAACGACATGGTCCAGTTAATGTCAGAGTTATGTCCAGCTGATAACCACATGCCTGACAGTTTTTATTCGACAAAGAAGCTCATCAAAGAACTAGGTCTTCCCGTCGAGAAAATTGATTCTTGTAACAACAATTGCATGATTTACTGGGGTACAGATTCAGACTTATCCGAATGCAAGATTTGTGAACATCCTTGTTACAAACCGTCTCGTCGGCGTGGAATCCAAAATAATAAGAAACAAACGCCGTATAAGAGGATGTATTATTTTCCCATCACTCCTCGTCTCCAGCGGTTATATGCATCCACCGCGACTGCTTCTCATATGCGATGGCATCACGACCACCATTTTGACATGGAGACAATGACACACCCATCTGATTCTCCGGCATGGCGTCATTTTGATGAAACACACCCGTGGTTCGCTGCAAAAATCCAAAATGTCAGGTTAGGACTTTCAACAGATGGGTTCCAACCATTTGGCCAACCAGGACAAAAATACTCATCATGGGCCGTCATTTTAACCCCGTACAATTTGCCACCTTGGATGTATATGAAAGATGAGGTCATGTTCCTCTCTGTGATCGCACCTGGACCGAGTAACCCAAAGGATAAGCTCGATGTTTTATTGCAACCATTGATTGCCGAGCTTCAAGAACTTTGGTACGATGGTGCTGCCACATACGACATACACTCGCAGACTAACTTCACGATGAGAGCAGCATTGATGTGGACCATAAGTGATTTCCCAGCGTATGCGATGCTTTCCGGTTGGAGCACAGCTGGAAAACAAGCATGCCCTTATTGCATGTCTGATTCGGAAGCATTCACACTAGCGCACAGTGGTAAGACATCATGGTTCGACAACCACAGGAAGTTTTTGCCCGATTATCACCGACTACGGCGCAAGAAAAACATGTTTGTACGAGGAAGAATTGTTTTGCATCCTGCTCCCGCCATCAAAATAGGAACCGAGCttctaaatgatatagatgcttATGGTTTTATACCTTCATACGATGTCGACTCAGAGATCCAAAACAGAGAGATATGTCATTTGGCAAGATGTGGTTGGAAAAGACTCAGTATTTTATGGGAGTTACCGTATTGA